From the Polynucleobacter sp. MWH-UH35A genome, one window contains:
- a CDS encoding glycosyltransferase family 39 protein, which produces MRHQSPSSWAAICVLIAAAVHLVLGFPIEFSVDEAHYALYAQHLAWSYFDHPPLVGWIQWPLVALTSSEGVIRLIPELLWVLSCYLVYEVTVEVHHFIRGRNAGYLTSALPSANLCGLMAVLTVIAAPMLHILAIGLLPDTLLAPLSLGLMLVGLRWLSKERFTVGDWIITGVLLGLAGLSKYTAAFTALALLFVFLSTPRKPWITKVGFWLAAVIALLLISPVLYWNWANDWISFKYQLAHGGGGEWLWRRLGAYIGIQILVFGPLFILGSLIFLKDCMHATKLSLLALFGFFLIPFVIFVSLSGGGGLPHWTSPAWFCLAPFAGIGLAKAWATQHRHWIRILFFIQMTLCLIGFAYVLSGGISSASIKSNPIADLYGWKTAGQKAAELAKATKVDGIAVQNWTLGSRAAWYASPTPVFVLDQRRDQFDLWFGDLPIGANVLLIRWSGMPYPLPVGNNTAFDACEPLDSLEVVRFSKVLSKFDFSLCSHWQGPGQKE; this is translated from the coding sequence ATGCGCCATCAATCACCTTCTAGCTGGGCTGCAATCTGCGTCTTAATCGCAGCAGCAGTGCACCTAGTCTTGGGTTTTCCAATCGAGTTTTCAGTAGATGAAGCTCACTATGCGCTGTATGCCCAGCACTTGGCTTGGAGCTATTTTGATCATCCACCCTTAGTCGGCTGGATTCAGTGGCCCCTGGTTGCACTCACCTCCTCAGAAGGTGTCATTCGACTGATCCCAGAACTGCTGTGGGTTCTTTCTTGCTACTTGGTGTATGAAGTCACCGTTGAAGTGCATCACTTTATTCGCGGACGTAATGCTGGCTATCTCACTAGCGCCTTGCCATCAGCAAACTTATGTGGATTGATGGCAGTGCTCACTGTTATTGCAGCGCCGATGTTGCACATTCTTGCAATTGGCTTGTTACCAGACACTCTACTCGCCCCCTTAAGTCTTGGTCTCATGTTAGTAGGACTACGTTGGCTCAGCAAAGAGCGTTTTACTGTTGGTGACTGGATCATTACTGGCGTCCTGTTAGGTCTAGCAGGTTTAAGCAAATACACAGCCGCTTTTACTGCCCTTGCACTGCTGTTCGTATTTTTGAGCACGCCAAGAAAGCCATGGATCACTAAAGTTGGTTTTTGGCTCGCTGCTGTCATCGCACTGCTACTGATTAGCCCCGTGCTGTATTGGAATTGGGCCAACGATTGGATTTCTTTTAAATATCAACTTGCTCATGGTGGCGGTGGTGAATGGCTCTGGCGCAGACTGGGTGCATACATAGGCATTCAGATACTGGTATTTGGCCCCCTCTTTATCTTGGGATCATTGATTTTTCTTAAAGACTGCATGCACGCAACCAAGCTTTCGCTGCTAGCTCTTTTTGGATTCTTTTTAATTCCATTTGTAATTTTTGTCAGTCTTTCGGGTGGTGGCGGACTTCCTCACTGGACGTCGCCCGCATGGTTTTGTCTTGCGCCATTTGCTGGGATTGGCTTAGCAAAAGCCTGGGCCACACAACATCGCCATTGGATTCGGATTTTATTTTTCATCCAAATGACATTGTGTTTAATTGGCTTTGCTTATGTTTTATCTGGTGGCATTAGTTCCGCATCCATCAAATCCAATCCGATTGCAGACTTATATGGCTGGAAAACAGCAGGTCAAAAAGCAGCTGAACTGGCAAAGGCAACCAAGGTTGATGGCATTGCTGTTCAAAACTGGACCTTAGGTAGTCGCGCTGCATGGTACGCATCACCCACCCCAGTATTTGTTTTAGATCAGAGACGAGATCAGTTTGACCTTTGGTTTGGAGATTTACCAATTGGGGCAAACGTACTCCTTATTCGCTGGTCAGGCATGCCTTACCCCTTGCCGGTAGGTAACAACACGGCATTTGATGCATGCGAGCCCTTGGATAGCCTAGAAGTCGTCCGATTTAGCAAAGTTCTATCCAAATTTGACTTTAGCCTGTGCAGTCACTGGCAAGGCCCGGGCCAAAAAGAGTAA
- a CDS encoding DUF3047 domain-containing protein, with the protein MLKKNCLLFILATALLLVGCAGLSGDSVQNEAGQPFNAEQLPAQEDLPKFSAETARDGMPNGWNFYRIAPFKKNTVYRLENYQGKTVLSANSKTSASGLAVKLRPRQAANLWLQWEWKALSPIVNADNADGYTDDAPLRILVAFDGNKSKLPLKEKMTFEMANLISGQDMPYATLMYIWSGKSPVDTIITNAHTSRIKMIVVDSGWDNLGQWHKHQRDLAADYKRAYGEAPGEVIGIALLTDTDNTKSETRAFYGDIELIRRAQK; encoded by the coding sequence ATGCTCAAGAAAAATTGCTTACTTTTCATCCTCGCCACAGCGCTATTGTTGGTTGGATGCGCTGGCCTAAGTGGTGATTCTGTGCAAAACGAAGCTGGTCAACCCTTCAATGCAGAACAGTTGCCGGCTCAAGAGGATCTGCCTAAATTCTCTGCTGAAACTGCGCGTGACGGCATGCCTAATGGCTGGAACTTCTATCGTATTGCACCATTTAAAAAGAATACGGTGTATCGCCTGGAGAACTATCAAGGTAAAACAGTCCTTAGCGCGAATTCCAAAACATCTGCTTCTGGATTGGCGGTTAAATTGCGCCCGCGACAGGCTGCTAATTTATGGCTGCAGTGGGAGTGGAAGGCGCTAAGCCCAATTGTGAATGCTGATAATGCGGATGGTTATACGGATGATGCCCCTCTGCGTATCTTGGTTGCATTTGATGGTAATAAATCGAAGTTGCCCCTAAAAGAAAAAATGACTTTTGAGATGGCCAATCTCATTAGCGGGCAAGATATGCCCTATGCCACCCTAATGTATATCTGGTCTGGAAAATCACCCGTGGATACCATCATCACGAATGCCCATACTTCACGGATAAAAATGATTGTGGTGGATTCTGGTTGGGATAACTTAGGTCAATGGCATAAGCACCAGCGTGACCTCGCAGCGGACTATAAACGCGCTTATGGTGAAGCACCGGGGGAAGTCATCGGCATTGCCTTGCTTACGGATACTGACAATACCAAATCAGAAACGCGCGCGTTTTATGGTGATATTGAATTGATCCGCAGGGCTCAAAAATAA
- a CDS encoding cation-translocating P-type ATPase — protein sequence MNPSKDTKSELLTLDIGGMTCASCVGRVEKALDKIPGVEAASVNLATEQAKIRLRADSETQLDEIIALVQKTGYSAKISNPHSIPDQAPSKLFWGTDGLGRVILGFALSAPLFLPMFLMPLGIHWALSPKWQLSLATPVQFFLGWRFYKAGFKSLMSGVGNMDLLVALGTSAAYGLSVYQMISSPHASHELYFEGSAVIICMVMLGKWLEARAKQQTSEAIRALQKLWPEHAKVINQDIAITENFPLDQFRDLPLDQVFPKDRILVLPGERVPVDGIILLGNSHVDESLLTGESDPVKKHVGEKVIGGSLNGEGLLAIEAQAVGVESVLSKIISMVEDAQTQKAPIQKLVDQVSAIFVPSVIVIAAITGLVNWFYLDSASIAILRAVSVLVIACPCALGLATPAAIMAGTGVAARFGILIKDPQVLELAHRLNIVAFDKTGTLTIGKPRMLEIIPLSNAFDKNEILQAAAGLQLGSEHPLAKALLDAVKQQGRMPITPTDSKALPGIGISGKPSSGAFIGQSLSLQSIASLEANSHQAEVLKKAQACFDAGQTVSVLMNNESPSSPSSPIAIIAFGDELKENAKEAISSLHRLHIRSVMLSGDNIAAANRVAKMIGIQEVFAQIMPGDKAQVIRKLQSKNGEHQYVAMVGDGVNDAPALATADVGMAMSTGTDVAMQAAGITLMRGDPTLVANAIDISKRTWKKIQQNLFWAFIFNATGIPLAATGYLSPMLAGSAMALSSFCVLSNALLLKRWHPNR from the coding sequence TACCGAGCAGGCCAAAATTCGTCTAAGGGCGGATTCAGAGACCCAACTCGATGAAATCATCGCTTTAGTACAAAAAACAGGCTATTCAGCCAAAATCAGCAACCCTCATTCGATACCTGATCAAGCGCCATCTAAGTTGTTCTGGGGAACTGATGGTCTGGGTCGCGTCATTCTTGGTTTTGCTCTATCCGCCCCACTCTTTTTACCTATGTTTCTCATGCCCCTGGGCATTCATTGGGCGCTTTCACCTAAATGGCAACTGTCACTAGCGACTCCGGTGCAATTTTTCTTGGGTTGGCGTTTTTATAAAGCAGGCTTCAAATCTTTAATGTCCGGCGTTGGCAATATGGATTTGCTAGTCGCACTAGGCACGAGCGCAGCATATGGCTTAAGCGTCTATCAAATGATCTCCTCGCCTCATGCTAGTCATGAGCTTTACTTCGAAGGATCTGCAGTCATCATCTGTATGGTGATGCTTGGTAAATGGCTAGAAGCAAGAGCAAAACAACAAACCAGTGAAGCCATACGCGCCTTACAGAAACTTTGGCCAGAGCATGCCAAAGTCATTAATCAAGATATCGCTATTACCGAAAATTTCCCTCTCGACCAATTTCGTGACCTGCCTTTGGATCAGGTATTCCCAAAAGATCGAATCTTGGTACTGCCTGGTGAACGCGTCCCTGTTGACGGAATCATCTTGCTTGGTAATAGCCATGTCGATGAATCCCTTCTTACAGGAGAAAGTGATCCCGTCAAAAAGCATGTTGGCGAAAAAGTCATTGGTGGCTCCCTTAATGGAGAAGGCCTGTTAGCCATTGAGGCCCAAGCAGTTGGCGTCGAAAGCGTGCTCTCCAAAATCATCTCGATGGTGGAAGACGCTCAAACCCAAAAGGCTCCGATCCAAAAATTAGTCGATCAAGTCAGTGCAATTTTTGTACCTAGCGTCATAGTGATTGCAGCTATTACTGGATTAGTGAATTGGTTTTATTTAGACTCTGCATCGATTGCCATTTTGCGAGCGGTCTCTGTTCTCGTGATTGCTTGCCCATGCGCCCTTGGTCTTGCAACACCTGCAGCCATCATGGCTGGAACTGGAGTGGCAGCACGTTTTGGAATTCTGATTAAAGATCCCCAGGTGCTCGAGTTAGCGCATCGCTTAAATATAGTTGCTTTCGATAAAACAGGTACGCTAACGATTGGCAAACCCAGAATGCTGGAGATCATTCCCCTCTCAAATGCATTTGATAAGAATGAGATCCTGCAAGCTGCAGCCGGCCTGCAACTTGGAAGCGAACATCCTCTTGCAAAAGCTCTGCTAGATGCGGTCAAACAACAAGGCCGTATGCCTATCACTCCAACCGATAGCAAAGCATTGCCAGGTATTGGCATTAGCGGCAAACCCAGTTCAGGTGCTTTTATAGGCCAAAGCCTGAGCCTACAAAGCATTGCATCTTTGGAGGCCAATAGTCATCAGGCTGAAGTATTGAAGAAAGCGCAAGCCTGTTTTGATGCAGGTCAAACCGTCAGCGTGTTGATGAACAATGAATCTCCATCATCACCTTCATCACCAATTGCCATCATCGCTTTTGGAGATGAGCTAAAAGAAAATGCAAAAGAAGCAATCTCCTCATTGCACCGCCTACATATACGATCAGTGATGCTATCGGGTGACAACATTGCCGCAGCCAACCGCGTTGCCAAGATGATTGGCATTCAGGAGGTATTTGCACAAATAATGCCTGGTGACAAAGCTCAGGTGATTCGTAAACTTCAGTCTAAAAATGGCGAACATCAATATGTTGCCATGGTAGGCGATGGCGTAAATGATGCCCCTGCCCTAGCCACTGCAGATGTAGGTATGGCCATGTCCACTGGTACTGATGTAGCAATGCAAGCTGCTGGTATCACCTTAATGAGGGGCGACCCAACATTGGTAGCGAATGCTATTGATATTTCTAAACGGACCTGGAAAAAGATTCAACAAAATTTATTCTGGGCATTTATATTTAATGCCACAGGCATCCCCTTGGCTGCCACGGGCTACCTCTCGCCCATGCTGGCTGGTAGCGCAATGGCGCTATCGAGCTTCTGCGTTCTTAGCAATGCACTACTGCTGAAACGTTGGCACCCCAATCGCTGA